The Streptomyces pratensis genomic interval TGAAGGAGGAACATCCCGGCCAGCCCCCGCTGCACATGCTTCTCCGTCCCGCCGTGCGGATGCGGGTGGTACCAGAGGGTCGCGGCAGGCTGATCCACGGTCCAGCGCGGGGTCCAGGCCGCGCCGGGGTCGATCATCTGGTGCGGACCACCGTCCATCTTCGCGGGCAGGTGCATCCCGTGCCAGTGCACGGTGGATTCCTCCCCCAGCGCGTTCTTGATCTTCACCTGGACCTTCTCGCCGCGCTTGGCACGCAGCGTCGGCCCTAGGTAATCCCCGTTGAAGCCCCAGGTCGACGCTGCTGGGGCACGCGGTGTTCGCCGCCCCCGACGACACGGCCGCCAAGCAGGCCCTGGCCTCGGTGTACGAGAAGCTCGGGCATGGCGCGGAGAACGCCACCTGGCGCAACTTCTACCTGATGGGCGCCCAGGAACTACGCGGCACGGTCGCACACACCGCACTGGAGACGACCAACCCCGAAATGGCGATGGCACTCACCGTCGACATGCTCATCGACTCCCTCGCCATCCGCGTCGACGGCCCCCGGGCGTGGGACGAGAAGCTCACCATGACCTGGAACGTCACCGACGAGCAGCACACCTGGCACCTGCTGCTGTCCAACGGCGCCCTCACCTACCGAAGCACCGACACCTCTTCCGGGACGAACGGGCGGGGCCAGGCCGCCGACCTGACCCTCACCCTGACCAAGTCGGAACTCCTCGGCGTCCTGACCGGCGGAGGACTTGACGACGTGCACGTCCAGGGAGATCCGCAGGTCTTCGCAACGCTGACCGGCCTGCTCGACGCACCCGACCCCGACTTCGCCATCGTCACACCGTGACCACCCGCACCTCGCACGCCACAACCGGTTCCCGATGTGGAAAGTCTGCCGAATCACTACCGGGCAGAGATCACCGACCCTCAGAGCCGCCGGAAAGGCAGGTGATTCGGCGCGGTAAGCTGGCATTCCATGGCAACAAGCTCCGCCCTATGGTCCTTCGCCCTAGTTGTAGGGCTTCTCACTCTGACTCCCGGACTCGACACGGCGCTGGTCCTGCGCACGTCAGCCCTCGGCCGGCGCAGAAGCGCCTGGGGTGTCGTCCTCGGAATCCAGACGGGCACCCTTGTGTGGGGTGTGTTCACCTCTCTCGGAGTGACCGCGCTTCTCACGGCCTCCCACCTCGCCTACACCGCATTGCGCTGGATCGGCGCCGCTTACCTGATCTGGATGGGGGCCCGCATGCTCCGGGACACCTTCCGGGGGCTGCCCAAGGCGGATGCGGACGATTCGCTTCTGGCCGCCGGCGCCGACTCGGTCAGCGGCGGCTGGCGGCAGGGGACGCTCACCAACCTGCTCAACCCGAAGATGGGCGCCTTCTACGTCGCCGTCCTCCCTCAATTCATCCCCCCGGGCAACGGCCACTTCACCATGGGCCTCATGCTCACCACCGTGCACATCTTGATCGGTCTGCTCTGGTCTGCCGTCCTCATCGGCTTCGCGCGCGTCCTCCAGGGGTGGCTCCGCAAGCCCCAGGCCCGGCGGCTCCTCGACCGCGTCACCGGCACCGTCATCGGCATCTTCGGAATCAGGCTGGCGCTCAGCAGCTGACGATCAGACGTCGAGGTCCGGCGACCCGCACAGCGGACCTGGATCGAGAGTCGCGCCCTGCGCGACTGCTGGCAGCAGGAACCACCAGCAGAGGAGCCCTCCGGCCTCGTCAGGGATCAGGGCACTGTCGCTCCGGACACACTGCTGGTGGCAGCAGTGCCGTCCCCGGTGTGGCCACGGGGTGGTCCGGGGTGAAACGTGGTGAGCGCGGTGGGCTGCTGATGTGAGGCCCCGCCTCTGTCGGGCCCGTGCGCCTCGGGCAAGGCCGGCTTGACGCCGATTCGTGGGCCGCATCGATGGTTGTCGGTGGTGCCGTGGATGATCGGGCGCATGACACACGGTTCCCGAGATGCCCTTCGTTCCCTCGCCCTGCAGCATCTGCCGCCCGAGGTTGCCGAGGCGTGGGCTGATCTGCTTCGGCCCGGCATGCGTCTCCAGGCGGCGGCCAATTCTGATGACGTGGTCGGGCAGCTCGGCGGACTCCCGGCGCTGCCTCCCGCCTCGGCGTGGCCGGTGTGGGATGGGCACGGCCCACTCTGCTTCGTCGCGTCGATCGAGTGCGCGCGTTTGCCGTGGGCTGCGCTGGACATCGATCTGCCCGCGGCGGGAACGTTGCTGTTCTTCTACTTCGACGGGCAGTTGGACGACGGTGACGCACTCGTTCTGGCCGAGGACCCGGAGAGCTGGGCGGGCGCCCGGGTGCTCCATGTGGCCGCCGACGAGAAGGCCGCGGAGCGTGGAACACCCGCCGGGCTCAAGCCGTACCCTGTGGTGCCGCTGACCGCCCAGGTGGAGATGACGGCGACCGAACCCTGGCATCCGAGCCTCCGGGACGCCTTCGCTCCAGGTGCCCCGCTCGGGAACCGGTACGACCATCCCGTGTGTTCGCAGGAGTTCCTCGACGCCTTGTGGGAGTTCGGGGACGAGGTGGGGCACCAGATCGGCGGCCATGCTCACTCGGTGCAGAACCCGGTCGAGATCGAGATCGCGGAGGCGGTCCTGGGCGGCCAGGCCTCCTGGGACGACCCCAGGCTGTCCGCGGAGGCGGGCAACTGGGTGCTCCTGGCCCAGTTCGACAGCGAGGACGCCGCGGGCATGATGTGGGGCGATGCCGGAGCACTGTACTGGCTGATCCGTCCGGAGGACCTGGCCGAGAGGCGCTTCGAGCGGGCGATGTTCACGTGGCAGTGCAGCTGATGACCGCCGAACCTACCGCCTGGAGTCCGGTACGTGCCGAGCCTGCCGGGTGAGGACGCTTCGCGGGCTGCCGCCGACGAGCCGGCCGCAATGGGTCACCGTCCGACTGCGGGTGCAAGTTCACGATCACTTCCGGTTTGCCGTCAAGCTTCGGGTACGGACAACCACACCTGGACCCCGAACCGGAGGGGGGCAGGTCCTTCGCTGCCTGTCCACAGCGGGTACGACCGAAGTCGCTCGAGCCGTTCTGCCGGAGTGAGCGGGTACGCCTGGCCCGTGCCCGTTGAGGGCGAGAGGCCACGGGCGACCCCGTGCCGCAGGTCCCTGCGCTGCGAGCATCTACACCTGGCACGGGCGAGGATCGGCAGTCGGACCCGCCAGGGCGAGGAATGGTTCCAGAAGGCCGAGCAGTGCGTCGGGGCGGTGCAGGGGGATGATGTGACCGCAGTCCTCGATGGTGTGACCGACGAGATGGTCGGCCACCGGCCGTAGCTGCTGCTCGAGTGCCCTGCCCACGGGGTGGGCCCCGATGGCCATGGTGGGTACGGTCAGCCGGCTCGTACGGACGGCTTCCTCGATCTGCATGGCACTGGAGGGCATCGCACGGTAGTACGAGAAAGCGCAGCGCAAGGCCTCGGTTCCGGTGTACGCGTGGACGAAGGCATCACGGACAGCGGGGTTCACGCCCCCTCCGAGGGTGCCGGCGT includes:
- a CDS encoding alkyl sulfatase C-terminal domain-containing protein, encoding MFAAPDDTAAKQALASVYEKLGHGAENATWRNFYLMGAQELRGTVAHTALETTNPEMAMALTVDMLIDSLAIRVDGPRAWDEKLTMTWNVTDEQHTWHLLLSNGALTYRSTDTSSGTNGRGQAADLTLTLTKSELLGVLTGGGLDDVHVQGDPQVFATLTGLLDAPDPDFAIVTP
- a CDS encoding LysE family translocator, coding for MATSSALWSFALVVGLLTLTPGLDTALVLRTSALGRRRSAWGVVLGIQTGTLVWGVFTSLGVTALLTASHLAYTALRWIGAAYLIWMGARMLRDTFRGLPKADADDSLLAAGADSVSGGWRQGTLTNLLNPKMGAFYVAVLPQFIPPGNGHFTMGLMLTTVHILIGLLWSAVLIGFARVLQGWLRKPQARRLLDRVTGTVIGIFGIRLALSS
- a CDS encoding YwqG family protein produces the protein MTHGSRDALRSLALQHLPPEVAEAWADLLRPGMRLQAAANSDDVVGQLGGLPALPPASAWPVWDGHGPLCFVASIECARLPWAALDIDLPAAGTLLFFYFDGQLDDGDALVLAEDPESWAGARVLHVAADEKAAERGTPAGLKPYPVVPLTAQVEMTATEPWHPSLRDAFAPGAPLGNRYDHPVCSQEFLDALWEFGDEVGHQIGGHAHSVQNPVEIEIAEAVLGGQASWDDPRLSAEAGNWVLLAQFDSEDAAGMMWGDAGALYWLIRPEDLAERRFERAMFTWQCS